TCGCCATCCATAGGCAGCCGAAATAAATGCCGATCATCGTTGCCAGCGCAGCGTAGGCCGGTGTGATGATGTGCGCTAATCCAAATAACATGCTCGCCAGCGCGATCCCGGCCGCGACGCCGAGCCACTTCGAAAGCGCTGCCTGAATCAATCCGCGGAAGAGCAACTCTTCGCCCAATCCGCCCACTAGCGAAATAAAGGCAAAATCGAGCAGCGTGCAGCCGGCGAAGAGGGGCACGACGAATTCATCCACGACGCGGTTGAGTCGCCCCAGCGGCCCGATCCGCAATTGCCGCAGCGCGAGCATGGCCGCCAAAAGCGGCGCGCACGCGGCCAATCCCCAGCCGGCTCCCGGCCAGGTCCACCGAATCTGCGCCCAGGGCTGCGTCGGCAAAAGCCGGCCCAACGCGATCGCCACCAGCGCAAGCGATCCTTCGAATAGAATCGCGTTGCGGACGAAATGGCTGGGCGACTGAGCGGGGATCGACATCGGGAAGTCGGGAGATGGCAGGAGGCATTCGGCAGTCCGCGCGGGAATCGACACGGCGCGTTCAACGTAGCAGCCTGGACCATTGCCGCACAATTGCGATTGAAGTATGCGTAGCGGAATTCGCAAGAATTCCGATTCGTCGAAACGCGAACCTCCGACTGAATTCTGGCGAATTCAGCTACGGCCAAAGCCAAACTTTCATAACAGGTTTCCTTGTCCAGCGCTGATGGCGATGATAGGCTAAAAAGTTTGGCGTAACTCGATCCGCCACGCCAGGGTGATTTGCAAGCCATGAGCGTCGAGGCAGTCTCCAATCCGATTCCGTCGCCAGCCTCCGCTGCCGCGCCGCCCGTTCCGGACACAAACGGCGTGGCGGGGGCGGAAATGATCCGCGTGCGCGGCGCGCGGGTCCATAATCTTCAGAATATCGACATCGACATCCCGCGCGACCAGCTCGTCACCATCACCGGCCCGAGCGGCTCCGGCAAGAGTTCGCTGGCTTTCGACACGCTTTTCGCCGAAGGGCAGCGGCAATACATCGAGAGCCTGTCGGCCCATGCCCGGCAGTTCGTACACCAGCTCGAGCGCCCGGACGTCGACCTGATCGAAGGCTTGCAGCCAACGATCTCGATCGACCAACGGGCCGGCAGCCAGAACCCGCGGAGCACGGTCGCCACGGTCACCGAGATCTACGATCACTTGCGGCTGCTCGTTGCTCGGCTGGGCACCCCGCACTGCTTTCAATGCGGCGCCCCGATCCGGCAGCAATCGCCCGAGGAGATTCTCGAGGAATTGTTGCAGCTTCCCGCCGGCACGAAAGCGATGCTGCTGGCGCCGATCGTTCGCGGGCGGAAGGGGCAGCATCGCGAGGTCTTCGCCACGATTCGCAAGGCCGGCTTCATCCGCGCCCGAGTCGATGGCGAGCTTGCCGACGTCGACAATCCGCCGGAGTTGAACGCTCGCAAATCGCATCAGATCGAGGCCGTGATCGATCGGATCGTGATCCGCGAGGGGATCAACGACCGCCTGGCGGAGTCGATTCAAATGGGCGTGTCGCAGGGCGAGGGCACGCTGCTGGTGAGCTATTTCGAGCGGGCGAGCGACGAAAGCAGCGATGGCACTTGGCACGACTTGCTCTATAGCACGCTGTATGCGTGCCCAAATTGCAAGATCAGCTACGAGGAACTCGAGCCGCGCACCTTCAGCTTCAACAGCCCCTACGGCGCCTGCCCGACATGCGAAGGGCTCGGCACGCGGATCGAATTCGACCCCGATTTGATCCTACCGGACTTGAAACTTTCGCTCGGCGAGCGGGCGATCGCTCCCTGGAAGAACGACACGGACACGGCCGAGCGGCAGCACAAAAAGCTGCTCGCGCCGTTTCTCGATTCTCACTCGGTCCGCTGGAACACGCCGCTGTCGGAATGGAAGCCGGCGGCGATGCAGCAATTCCTGCGCGGCGATGGCAAGGATTTTCTCGGCCTGTTGATCTTGCTCGAAAAGGAATTCGCCACGGCGACGCGCTCGGCCACGCGCGAACGGCTCGAAAGCTTCCGCGGAGAAGTTGTATGCCCGGCTTGCCAGGGCGCTCGGCTGCGGCCCGAGGCGCGGAGCGTGCGCTTCGGCGGGCGGGCGATTCACGAAATCGCGGCGCTCAGCGTCGATCGGGCCGCCGAATTCTTCGCCGGCGTCGAGGTCCATCCCGACGATTTGCCGATCTACGAGCCGATCGCCGGCGAAATCCGCAACCGCCTGGCGTTTCTGTCGAAGGTCGGGCTGGATTATATCACGCTCAGTCGCCCGGCCGACACGCTCAGCGGCGGCGAATTGCAACGCGTCCGCCTAACCACTGGCATCGGCTCGGGGCTGGTCGGCGTCTGCTACGTGCTCGACGAGCCTTCGATCGGCCTGCACCCGCGCGACAATCAACGGCTCATCGAAGCGATCCGCCAACTGCAACAGCAAGGGAATACGGTCCTGGTCGTCGAGCACGATCAGGAGATGATGCGCCAGGCCGATCGGCTCATCGACATGGGACCCGGCGCGGGGTTGCACGGCGGGCGAATCGTCGCCCAGGGAACGCCGAACGAGGTTGCCGCCGATCCGGCATCGCTCACCGGAAAGTATCTCTCGGGGAAGCTGCGAATTCCGCTCCCCGACGCCCGCCGGCGCGTCGCCAAGACCCGCTCGATCACGATCGAGGACGTCACGACCAACAACCTCAAGGACGCCAGCGCCATGTTTCCGCTCGGCGTGTTTGTTTGCGTCACCGGGGTGAGCGGCTCGGGCAAAAGTTCGCTGTTGAACGAGACGTTGGCCCGAGCGATCACGCGGCGGTTGACCGGCATCGGGCCAAAGCCGGGGCCGCACGGCAGCCTCCGCGGCGTGAACCAGATCGATAAGCTGGTCGAGATCGACCAATCGCCGATCGGCCGCACGCCGCGGAGCAACCCGGCCACATACACCGGAATGTTCGACGAGATTCGCCGCGTGTTTGTCGAGACGCGCGAGTCCCGGCAGCGCGGCTACCGCTCGGGGCGATTCAGCTTCAACACGAAGGGGGGCCGCTGCGAGGAGTGCCAGGGGCAGGGAGTGCGGAAGTTGGAGATGAATTTCCTGCCGGATTTATACGTCGCATGCCCGGTCTGCGAGGGAAAGCGGTTCAATCGGCAGACGCTCGAAATCCTTTATCGGGGCCGCTCGATTGCCGACGTGCTCGAAATGCGGATCGAGGAAGCGAGCGGATTTTTCGAGAACTTTCCGGTGATCCACCGGCTGCTCAAGAGCCTCGAAGAGGTCGGCCTCGGCTATCTGCAACTCGGCCAGCCCTCGACCACGCTTTCTGGCGGCGAGGCCCAGCGGATCAAGCTGGCCACCGAACTCGGCCGCGTCGATACGGGCAAGACGCTCTATCTCTTGGACGAGCCGACGACGGGCCTGCACTTCGACGACATCAAGCGGCTCTTGCAGGTGCTCCAGCGGCTCGTGGATCGCGGCAACACTGTGATCGTCATCGAGCACAATCTGGACGTGATCAAGACGGCCGACTGGATCATCGACCTCGGCCCGGAAGGAGGCGACGGCGGCGGCCAAATCGTCGCCACCGGCACCCCCGAGCAAATCGCGGCGCTCGATGACAACCACACCGGCCGCCACCTGCGGCCGCTATTGAACGGATTGGTCGCGAAGTGAGAGCGGCGCAATCCAGCGAGGGGTG
This is a stretch of genomic DNA from Pirellulales bacterium. It encodes these proteins:
- a CDS encoding CPBP family intramembrane glutamic endopeptidase, whose amino-acid sequence is MSIPAQSPSHFVRNAILFEGSLALVAIALGRLLPTQPWAQIRWTWPGAGWGLAACAPLLAAMLALRQLRIGPLGRLNRVVDEFVVPLFAGCTLLDFAFISLVGGLGEELLFRGLIQAALSKWLGVAAGIALASMLFGLAHIITPAYAALATMIGIYFGCLWMATGNLIAPIVAHAVYDFAALAYLTRRGTRGSQA
- the uvrA gene encoding excinuclease ABC subunit UvrA → MSVEAVSNPIPSPASAAAPPVPDTNGVAGAEMIRVRGARVHNLQNIDIDIPRDQLVTITGPSGSGKSSLAFDTLFAEGQRQYIESLSAHARQFVHQLERPDVDLIEGLQPTISIDQRAGSQNPRSTVATVTEIYDHLRLLVARLGTPHCFQCGAPIRQQSPEEILEELLQLPAGTKAMLLAPIVRGRKGQHREVFATIRKAGFIRARVDGELADVDNPPELNARKSHQIEAVIDRIVIREGINDRLAESIQMGVSQGEGTLLVSYFERASDESSDGTWHDLLYSTLYACPNCKISYEELEPRTFSFNSPYGACPTCEGLGTRIEFDPDLILPDLKLSLGERAIAPWKNDTDTAERQHKKLLAPFLDSHSVRWNTPLSEWKPAAMQQFLRGDGKDFLGLLILLEKEFATATRSATRERLESFRGEVVCPACQGARLRPEARSVRFGGRAIHEIAALSVDRAAEFFAGVEVHPDDLPIYEPIAGEIRNRLAFLSKVGLDYITLSRPADTLSGGELQRVRLTTGIGSGLVGVCYVLDEPSIGLHPRDNQRLIEAIRQLQQQGNTVLVVEHDQEMMRQADRLIDMGPGAGLHGGRIVAQGTPNEVAADPASLTGKYLSGKLRIPLPDARRRVAKTRSITIEDVTTNNLKDASAMFPLGVFVCVTGVSGSGKSSLLNETLARAITRRLTGIGPKPGPHGSLRGVNQIDKLVEIDQSPIGRTPRSNPATYTGMFDEIRRVFVETRESRQRGYRSGRFSFNTKGGRCEECQGQGVRKLEMNFLPDLYVACPVCEGKRFNRQTLEILYRGRSIADVLEMRIEEASGFFENFPVIHRLLKSLEEVGLGYLQLGQPSTTLSGGEAQRIKLATELGRVDTGKTLYLLDEPTTGLHFDDIKRLLQVLQRLVDRGNTVIVIEHNLDVIKTADWIIDLGPEGGDGGGQIVATGTPEQIAALDDNHTGRHLRPLLNGLVAK